One genomic window of Sodaliphilus pleomorphus includes the following:
- a CDS encoding DUF4112 domain-containing protein, which produces MRKDKKYLLGHPLYRFMQRSEKWMDRYFVDPLLGLLLPGGWGDALSGLLALPAIYYSLWVVRSVPLTLAVTLNVLADVVLGLLPFMAGDVIDFFFRSYGRNMRLITGYVNGDKQVVAHVRRKAALSAVAIVVLLALLVVLMWLAWQLGQWVWQWLQQALQ; this is translated from the coding sequence ATGCGCAAAGACAAGAAATACCTGCTCGGCCATCCGCTCTACCGTTTCATGCAGCGGTCGGAGAAGTGGATGGACCGCTACTTTGTCGACCCGCTGCTGGGCTTGCTCCTGCCCGGGGGGTGGGGCGACGCGCTGTCGGGCCTGCTCGCGCTGCCGGCCATCTACTACAGCCTGTGGGTGGTGCGGTCGGTGCCGCTCACGCTCGCCGTCACGCTCAACGTGCTCGCCGACGTCGTTCTGGGCCTGCTGCCCTTCATGGCCGGCGACGTGATCGACTTTTTCTTCCGCTCCTATGGCCGCAACATGCGGCTCATCACTGGCTACGTCAACGGCGACAAGCAGGTGGTGGCCCACGTGAGGCGCAAGGCCGCCCTCTCGGCTGTTGCCATCGTTGTGCTGCTGGCGCTCCTCGTCGTGCTCATGTGGCTGGCCTGGCAGCTCGGCCAGTGGGTCTGGCAGTGGTTGCAGCAAGCCCTGCAGTAG
- a CDS encoding restriction endonuclease subunit S: MRDVIYPPKYGTSSKSLSNGDVPVLRMGNIQDGEVVYDKLVFSNNVEDNRKYLLQDGDLLFNRTNSAELVGKTAIFKGNRHVIYAGYLILLRPIKTNSEYLNYIFSSPYVRSYCKEVKTIGVQQCNINAEKVSQLLVPIAPFEEQMRIVDKIKEVLPSVDKYSISQYNLDLLNVSLSECLKKSILQEAIQGRLVPQIAEEGTAQELLEQIKTEKQKLVKKGKLKKSALNDSVIFKGDDNKYYEQVGKHCEDITEEIPFELPASWNWTRGKIVFMPMESTMPTSDFIYPE, encoded by the coding sequence TTGAGAGATGTTATTTATCCGCCCAAATATGGAACATCAAGTAAATCATTATCAAATGGAGATGTTCCTGTTTTACGTATGGGTAACATTCAAGATGGCGAAGTGGTTTATGACAAATTAGTTTTTAGCAATAATGTAGAGGATAATAGAAAATATCTACTGCAAGATGGAGACTTGTTGTTCAATAGAACAAATAGTGCTGAACTGGTCGGCAAGACAGCAATATTCAAAGGAAACAGGCATGTTATTTACGCAGGATATCTTATTTTACTTCGTCCTATAAAGACTAACTCTGAGTATCTGAATTATATTTTTTCATCGCCATATGTGCGTTCCTATTGTAAGGAAGTCAAGACTATTGGGGTACAGCAATGTAACATTAATGCTGAAAAGGTATCTCAGCTTTTAGTTCCTATTGCCCCTTTTGAGGAGCAAATGCGAATTGTTGACAAAATTAAGGAAGTACTACCAAGTGTAGATAAATATTCTATTTCACAATATAACCTTGATTTGCTCAACGTTTCACTATCTGAGTGTCTGAAAAAATCCATTCTGCAAGAGGCAATTCAAGGGAGACTTGTACCACAAATTGCAGAAGAAGGAACAGCGCAAGAACTGCTTGAACAGATAAAAACAGAGAAGCAGAAACTTGTTAAAAAAGGCAAGCTAAAGAAGTCAGCCCTCAACGATAGTGTTATCTTCAAAGGTGACGATAACAAGTATTATGAGCAGGTAGGCAAACATTGTGAAGATATAACAGAGGAAATACCATTTGAATTGCCTGCATCATGGAATTGGACAAGAGGTAAAATTGTGTTTATGCCAATGGAGTCAACAATGCCTACATCCGATTTTATCTATCCTGAATAA
- a CDS encoding type I restriction-modification system subunit M — protein MALNNFVKSIRNIMRNDAGINGDAQRIEQIAWMLFLKVYDEKENDWEFNEDNYKSFIPENCRWRNWAKDNGEGETITADALLDFVNNTLFPTLKGLEVNPSTPMRSAIVRTTFEDANQYMKDGVLLRQVINVIDQLDLGNYEESHAFGEIYESILKEMQSAGSAGEFYTPRALTDFMAEIIDPKVGEKMADFACGTGGFITSWLKALDKKVRTAEDKEEYENSVYGIEKKQFPYMLCVTNMLLHDIDSPRVMHDNSLTKDVLNYTDEDKFDVILMNPPYGGSEKNDIKQHFPSDLSSSETADLFMVLIMYRLAEKGRAAVILPDGFLFGADNAKLAIKEKLLREFNLHTIIRLPGSIFAPYTSIATNILFFNNEKAEGAEEGFSTKETWFYRLDMPEGYKHFSKTKPMRAEHCRPIIDWWTNRQEIVDAENNDEKSRCFTAQQLLDMDCNFDQCKFPKDEEEILPPAELLADYFKKRKALDHEIDKTLAEIQRILGIEISKD, from the coding sequence ATGGCACTTAACAATTTTGTAAAGAGCATCAGAAACATCATGCGCAACGATGCAGGTATCAATGGCGATGCCCAGCGTATCGAGCAAATTGCATGGATGTTGTTTTTGAAAGTATATGATGAGAAGGAAAACGATTGGGAGTTTAATGAAGATAATTATAAGTCGTTCATACCTGAGAATTGCCGATGGCGCAACTGGGCGAAAGATAATGGTGAAGGTGAAACGATAACTGCCGATGCCTTATTGGATTTCGTTAATAATACGCTATTCCCCACGTTGAAAGGATTGGAGGTTAATCCTTCAACGCCGATGCGTAGTGCCATCGTTCGTACTACTTTTGAGGATGCCAACCAGTATATGAAGGATGGCGTTTTGCTTCGCCAGGTTATCAATGTCATTGACCAACTTGACCTGGGCAACTATGAAGAAAGCCATGCTTTCGGTGAGATTTATGAGTCCATCCTGAAAGAGATGCAGTCGGCAGGCTCTGCAGGTGAGTTCTATACACCACGTGCCTTGACCGACTTCATGGCAGAAATTATCGACCCTAAAGTTGGTGAAAAGATGGCAGACTTTGCCTGTGGTACCGGTGGCTTTATAACGAGCTGGCTAAAAGCTCTTGACAAGAAGGTGAGGACGGCAGAAGATAAAGAGGAATATGAAAATTCAGTCTATGGCATTGAAAAAAAGCAATTCCCTTATATGCTGTGCGTCACAAATATGCTCCTGCATGACATTGATTCTCCAAGAGTGATGCACGACAATTCTCTGACAAAGGATGTGCTTAATTACACAGATGAAGACAAGTTCGATGTCATACTTATGAATCCACCATACGGAGGTAGCGAGAAAAATGACATAAAGCAGCACTTCCCATCTGATTTGAGTTCCAGCGAGACAGCCGACCTATTTATGGTTCTTATCATGTATCGTCTTGCCGAAAAAGGCCGTGCTGCGGTTATCCTTCCAGACGGTTTCCTGTTTGGCGCCGACAATGCGAAACTGGCAATCAAGGAAAAACTGCTTCGTGAGTTCAACCTTCACACTATTATCCGATTGCCTGGTAGCATTTTTGCACCTTACACATCAATTGCCACCAATATCCTTTTCTTCAACAATGAAAAGGCAGAAGGCGCAGAAGAGGGATTTAGCACGAAAGAAACATGGTTCTATCGTCTTGACATGCCAGAAGGCTATAAACATTTCTCTAAGACAAAGCCCATGCGAGCTGAACACTGTCGGCCAATCATCGACTGGTGGACTAATCGACAAGAGATTGTGGATGCAGAGAACAACGATGAGAAATCACGCTGTTTTACTGCGCAGCAGCTTCTTGACATGGATTGTAACTTCGACCAATGCAAGTTCCCAAAGGACGAAGAAGAAATACTTCCTCCTGCCGAACTCCTCGCCGACTACTTCAAGAAGCGCAAGGCTCTCGACCACGAGATCGACAAGACGTTGGCAGAAATACAGCGGATATTAGGAATAGAAATCAGCAAGGATTAG
- the hsdR gene encoding EcoAI/FtnUII family type I restriction enzme subunit R, producing MDNILALSEEDIKLRYITPSILKKGWSVEDITMETKVKLTDGKINLRGNLVARGKAKFADYMLYYNRATPIAIVEAKDANHTVSFGMQQAKEYAQMMDIPFAFSSNGQGYQEYDFLTGKERSFSMDAFPTKEELYARFLTESNGGKGFSDEEKKIIDQPYCTGQDIFPPRYYQRNAVNRTVNAVAQGRNRLLLVMATGTGKTYTAFQIVYRLLKAGLVKKVLYLADRNVLVDQSIQQDFKPLSSTIHKVDYQSDIDTHGGHLAYEVYFSLYQQLIGKEGKQNYKELFKPEFFDMVIVDECHRGSAKDDSNWREILEYFDGAIQLGMTATPKETKYQSSISYFGKPIYTYSLKEGIEDGFLAPFKVVNITTNIGDEWRPVKGQRDINGNLIEDRIYNNSDYDYNIIIEDRIREVAHEITQYLKSTDRMAKTIVFCADEDHADRMRTALVNENSDMCKKNPDYVVRITGSDPYGQSKLDYFISVASKYPVIATTSKLLSTGVDCKMVKLIVLDQRIGSMTEFKQIVGRGTRIREKEGKTHFTIMDFRNVTRLFADPDWDGPIEVNDNYVKGTPKPYPVIEEEPMDVSEPEPERPPKPIVDKDGCTVKVINKVVSVYDTNGKLLRTESITDYTRKNINNTYANLDDFIHRWNKADKKAEITDLLRESGIDLQALKHDRNMDDVDDFDFICHIAYGKKPLTRRERAENVKKRDIFNKYGAEARKVLEALLDKYANDGITQLENRTVLRLDPFRQMGSPANIAKFFGGNQQYFSAVKELESLIYSSIA from the coding sequence ATGGATAATATACTGGCACTGTCTGAAGAAGACATAAAACTACGGTACATCACTCCATCCATACTAAAAAAGGGATGGTCGGTAGAAGACATAACTATGGAGACTAAGGTTAAACTTACAGATGGCAAGATTAACCTTAGAGGAAATTTAGTGGCTCGTGGTAAAGCTAAGTTTGCAGACTATATGCTTTATTACAATCGTGCCACCCCCATTGCCATTGTTGAAGCCAAGGACGCAAATCATACAGTCTCATTTGGAATGCAACAGGCAAAGGAATATGCCCAAATGATGGATATTCCTTTTGCTTTCAGTTCCAATGGCCAAGGTTATCAAGAATATGATTTCCTGACAGGAAAGGAACGTTCTTTCTCGATGGATGCCTTTCCAACGAAAGAAGAATTATATGCTCGATTCCTTACTGAGAGTAATGGTGGTAAAGGCTTCTCGGATGAAGAAAAGAAAATCATCGATCAGCCGTACTGCACAGGACAAGACATTTTCCCACCTCGATACTACCAGCGTAACGCCGTGAACCGTACCGTCAATGCGGTTGCACAAGGTAGAAACCGCTTGTTGCTTGTCATGGCGACAGGAACGGGTAAGACATATACTGCTTTCCAAATAGTTTATCGTCTTCTCAAAGCTGGTTTAGTAAAGAAAGTCTTGTATCTGGCTGACCGAAATGTTTTGGTTGACCAGTCTATTCAGCAAGACTTTAAGCCCCTGTCAAGTACAATCCATAAAGTAGATTATCAGAGCGACATTGATACACATGGTGGACACTTAGCATACGAAGTATATTTCTCTCTTTACCAGCAGCTAATTGGGAAAGAAGGGAAACAGAACTACAAGGAGCTGTTTAAGCCAGAGTTCTTTGATATGGTCATCGTTGACGAGTGCCATCGCGGAAGTGCCAAAGATGATAGCAACTGGCGTGAAATACTGGAATACTTTGATGGTGCAATTCAACTGGGTATGACTGCAACCCCAAAGGAAACAAAATACCAGTCCAGCATCAGTTATTTTGGGAAGCCTATCTATACATATAGCCTAAAGGAAGGTATTGAAGATGGTTTCCTTGCGCCTTTCAAGGTTGTAAACATTACAACCAACATTGGTGATGAATGGCGACCAGTTAAAGGACAAAGAGACATAAACGGCAACCTCATAGAAGACCGCATCTATAATAACTCTGACTATGATTACAATATCATCATAGAAGATAGAATCAGAGAGGTTGCACATGAGATAACCCAGTACTTGAAGAGCACAGATAGGATGGCAAAGACCATTGTGTTCTGTGCCGACGAAGACCATGCCGACCGTATGCGCACGGCACTTGTCAATGAAAATTCCGACATGTGCAAGAAAAACCCAGATTATGTAGTGCGTATCACAGGCAGCGACCCTTATGGGCAGTCAAAACTTGACTACTTTATTTCCGTCGCTTCCAAGTACCCCGTTATCGCCACTACAAGTAAGTTGCTCTCTACTGGAGTAGATTGCAAAATGGTTAAACTCATTGTACTTGACCAGCGCATCGGTTCTATGACAGAGTTTAAGCAAATTGTGGGCCGTGGAACCAGAATCCGTGAAAAAGAAGGTAAGACCCATTTCACAATCATGGATTTTCGTAATGTGACACGTTTGTTTGCCGACCCCGACTGGGATGGTCCGATTGAGGTTAACGACAATTATGTAAAAGGCACACCAAAGCCTTATCCAGTGATTGAGGAAGAGCCAATGGATGTGAGCGAACCCGAGCCGGAACGCCCGCCTAAACCTATTGTTGATAAGGATGGATGCACGGTTAAGGTTATCAACAAAGTAGTGTCTGTATATGATACCAACGGCAAACTTCTTCGCACAGAGAGCATCACAGATTATACCCGAAAGAACATCAACAACACCTACGCCAATCTTGATGACTTTATTCACAGATGGAATAAAGCTGATAAGAAGGCTGAAATTACAGACCTACTCCGTGAAAGCGGTATTGACCTGCAAGCGTTGAAACATGACAGGAATATGGATGACGTTGATGATTTCGATTTCATCTGTCATATCGCTTATGGGAAGAAGCCGTTGACTCGACGTGAACGTGCTGAGAACGTGAAGAAGCGCGACATCTTCAACAAGTATGGTGCCGAAGCCCGGAAGGTACTGGAAGCATTGCTCGATAAATATGCCAATGATGGTATTACCCAGTTGGAGAATAGAACGGTTCTACGCCTTGATCCGTTCCGGCAAATGGGTTCACCAGCCAACATAGCAAAATTCTTTGGTGGCAACCAGCAGTATTTTTCAGCAGTGAAGGAACTTGAAAGTTTAATTTATAGCAGCATAGCATAA
- a CDS encoding M6 family metalloprotease domain-containing protein produces MKKILLATGALLWACSTALAVPAMRQRVEVTQPDGSQLTLGVAGDEFGHVIVTRDGLAVAKDSSGSYCYLTADGPTTVMAHDPELRSAIEKSFLAREARQLKLGTLMNEPARRLIKAVNAQRLHSQVPHSGSPRIPILLVQYKDKAMSHTKDDFVAQYTQGAASVNQYFQDQSNGKYNPRFDVFGIYTLDNTRETYGKDSGTAAKDAGVARMVAEACEKAQAEGKINWTDYDNNGDGDCDVVIVVYAGVGEAQAALTVPNSIWPCQWNLTEAAHYGDGPGALTYAGTKVDKFAVFNEVNGSDDSGTKMDGIGTFCHEFSHCLGLPDFYETTYMFGYVGMDCWSLLDYGCYNNGGYTPIGYNAYEKNYMGWLDLATPVGNTRYVLPRFNQGSDSTDVAVKITSELNSNEYYILENRAKQGWDSYIPDEGVLITHVSYVPSRWDKNTVNNEKVQLMTFVPADAVASHATVSTDLYGKSNHSFTDGSAPKADLYLAADGTIDGNAGMLGKPVTDINLNADGTASFWYIKKVEKHDRPVLTTPTQLTASSFTAHWQPVDSTQAHYTLWLYDSKQAPSSWKIITENLADGATTWTESNKGTYKDKGYLRLGTSQQCGSISSPEIDLTACNGVTTVAVAARAYGYDKGVAMKVSWLDESGNAIDTHAETLASNDSVYIFKLTGQGTTSNVLKIENTEAKKRVQLKHVDIYAGDVAASLMAGLPVAVPDSTQLSVGNIADTCYTVQGLDSNRTYACQVQAVYPDGSLSPWSQQLMVNLQGTGLRGDLNGDGQVNVTDVSVIINAILGNGQLDLEAGDLNGDGSLNVTDVTALIHIILQ; encoded by the coding sequence ATGAAAAAAATATTACTTGCAACAGGAGCTCTGCTTTGGGCATGCAGCACTGCGCTTGCGGTGCCAGCCATGCGGCAGCGTGTAGAGGTGACCCAGCCCGATGGGTCGCAGCTCACACTCGGCGTGGCCGGCGACGAGTTTGGCCACGTCATTGTCACCCGCGACGGCCTCGCTGTGGCCAAGGACAGCTCAGGCAGCTACTGCTATCTTACGGCAGACGGCCCTACTACGGTGATGGCCCATGACCCAGAGCTGCGCAGTGCAATCGAGAAATCGTTTCTTGCCCGGGAAGCCCGGCAGCTCAAGTTGGGCACACTGATGAATGAGCCTGCACGCCGATTGATAAAAGCCGTGAATGCGCAACGACTGCACAGCCAGGTGCCTCACAGCGGCAGCCCGCGCATACCCATCCTGCTTGTGCAATACAAGGACAAGGCCATGTCGCACACCAAAGACGACTTTGTGGCCCAGTACACGCAAGGTGCTGCCAGCGTGAACCAGTATTTTCAAGACCAGTCCAACGGCAAGTACAATCCGCGCTTCGATGTGTTTGGCATCTACACGCTCGACAACACACGAGAGACCTATGGAAAAGACAGTGGCACTGCTGCCAAGGATGCAGGCGTGGCCCGCATGGTGGCCGAAGCTTGTGAGAAAGCACAAGCCGAAGGAAAGATAAACTGGACCGACTACGACAACAACGGCGACGGCGACTGCGATGTGGTTATCGTCGTGTATGCCGGCGTGGGTGAGGCCCAAGCCGCGCTCACTGTGCCCAATTCCATCTGGCCCTGCCAGTGGAACCTGACCGAGGCAGCACACTATGGCGACGGCCCAGGCGCACTCACCTATGCAGGCACCAAGGTCGACAAGTTTGCAGTGTTCAACGAGGTCAACGGTTCCGACGACAGCGGCACAAAGATGGACGGAATAGGCACCTTCTGCCACGAGTTTTCACATTGCCTGGGTCTGCCCGATTTCTACGAAACCACCTACATGTTTGGATATGTGGGCATGGACTGCTGGAGCCTGCTCGACTATGGATGCTACAACAACGGCGGCTACACTCCCATTGGCTACAATGCCTATGAGAAAAACTACATGGGATGGCTCGACCTGGCCACACCTGTGGGCAACACACGATATGTGCTGCCCAGGTTTAATCAGGGCAGCGACTCGACCGACGTGGCTGTGAAAATCACCAGCGAGCTCAACAGCAACGAGTACTACATTCTCGAAAACCGGGCCAAGCAAGGTTGGGACAGCTACATCCCCGACGAGGGCGTGCTCATCACCCATGTGAGTTATGTGCCCAGCAGGTGGGACAAAAACACGGTCAACAACGAGAAAGTGCAACTCATGACCTTTGTCCCGGCCGATGCCGTAGCCAGTCATGCCACCGTGTCGACCGACCTCTACGGCAAGAGCAATCACAGCTTTACCGACGGGTCGGCACCCAAGGCCGATCTCTACCTCGCTGCCGACGGCACCATCGACGGCAATGCCGGCATGCTGGGCAAGCCCGTCACCGACATCAACCTAAACGCCGACGGGACAGCATCGTTTTGGTACATTAAGAAAGTCGAGAAGCACGACCGGCCTGTATTGACCACCCCCACCCAGCTCACGGCATCATCATTCACCGCCCACTGGCAACCGGTCGACAGCACACAGGCACACTACACGCTGTGGCTCTACGACTCCAAGCAAGCTCCGTCGAGCTGGAAGATAATCACCGAAAATCTCGCCGACGGCGCAACCACCTGGACCGAGAGCAACAAGGGCACCTATAAGGACAAGGGCTATCTGCGCTTGGGCACCTCACAGCAATGCGGCAGCATCTCCAGTCCTGAAATCGACCTCACAGCTTGCAACGGGGTCACTACAGTGGCGGTTGCAGCAAGGGCCTATGGCTACGACAAGGGCGTGGCCATGAAAGTCTCCTGGCTCGACGAGAGCGGCAATGCGATTGACACCCATGCCGAAACGCTTGCCAGCAACGACTCGGTGTATATTTTCAAGCTCACGGGCCAAGGCACAACCAGCAATGTGCTGAAAATAGAAAACACCGAGGCCAAGAAGCGCGTGCAACTCAAGCATGTAGACATCTATGCCGGCGATGTCGCGGCCAGCCTCATGGCGGGCCTTCCAGTAGCAGTGCCCGACTCGACGCAGCTCTCGGTGGGCAACATTGCCGACACTTGCTACACAGTGCAAGGCCTTGACAGCAACCGTACCTATGCCTGCCAGGTGCAGGCCGTGTACCCCGACGGCTCGCTCTCTCCCTGGAGCCAGCAGCTCATGGTCAACCTGCAAGGCACTGGCCTGCGGGGTGACCTGAACGGCGACGGCCAGGTAAATGTGACCGATGTATCGGTCATCATTAATGCCATTTTAGGAAACGGGCAACTCGACTTGGAGGCAGGTGACCTCAATGGCGATGGCAGTCTAAACGTGACCGACGTGACCGCGCTCATCCACATCATCCTGCAATAG